The following coding sequences lie in one Saccharomonospora amisosensis genomic window:
- a CDS encoding SseB family protein, with protein MDSEWRPDTEAEREMAAALEAADGKKYAELLTSCPLYLPTLADGSVAGWPEGLPEMTGDQVLAFTSPVTLFHTLAGHARGYEEVTFDELRQRWPDPDTQLMVNAGSPIGVFLTVGQVVALAAGTESLVPIDDVQDAVVDEMMIELRRRCLDELGGDEATAAAALTEVAPNDLERKLENAVEHTDFDEFLLTLLGAEVVVPTTGPVPDPGRIHERDFPWQILGEDEMPLIPVFSSAGVLDHVVPGGPHRVQVPFLDVVAAWPSQQHVLCFNPGTTTELMLPPGGVPELAAAIAEADADDPL; from the coding sequence GTGGACTCCGAATGGCGGCCCGACACCGAGGCCGAGCGGGAGATGGCGGCCGCGCTGGAAGCCGCGGACGGCAAGAAGTATGCCGAGCTGCTCACGTCGTGCCCGCTCTACCTGCCGACGCTGGCGGACGGCAGCGTGGCGGGCTGGCCCGAAGGATTGCCGGAGATGACCGGCGACCAGGTGCTCGCGTTCACCTCGCCGGTCACGCTGTTCCACACCCTCGCCGGTCACGCGCGCGGCTACGAGGAGGTCACGTTCGACGAGTTGCGGCAGCGCTGGCCGGACCCGGACACCCAGTTGATGGTCAACGCGGGATCGCCGATCGGGGTGTTCCTCACCGTGGGGCAGGTCGTCGCTCTCGCAGCGGGCACGGAAAGCCTGGTGCCGATCGACGATGTGCAGGACGCCGTCGTCGACGAGATGATGATCGAGCTGCGGCGCAGGTGCCTTGACGAACTCGGCGGGGACGAGGCGACGGCGGCAGCGGCGCTGACGGAGGTAGCTCCCAACGATCTGGAACGCAAGCTGGAAAACGCCGTCGAGCACACCGACTTCGACGAATTCCTGCTGACCCTGCTTGGCGCCGAAGTGGTGGTACCGACTACCGGCCCGGTGCCCGATCCTGGGCGGATTCACGAGCGTGACTTTCCGTGGCAGATCCTCGGCGAGGACGAAATGCCGCTCATCCCGGTGTTCAGTTCGGCCGGGGTACTCGACCACGTCGTTCCCGGAGGCCCGCACCGGGTCCAGGTGCCGTTCCTCGACGTGGTGGCGGCCTGGCCGAGCCAGCAACACGTGCTGTGCTTCAACCCTGGCACGACGACCGAACTGATGCTGCCGCCTGGCGGTGTGCCGGAACTGGCGGCGGCCATCGCCGAGGCCGACGCCGACGACCCACTCTGA
- a CDS encoding right-handed parallel beta-helix repeat-containing protein, with product MARTLHVAPQQRGSFPTIRDALDAATNGTVISIAAGDYTETLTIQHADIVLRAQDSGAVRINSALPEQPAVSAVGAKLQLIGLNLRSEENSALRVLGGQLKVADCVAAAGYAAAVSITGGADVKLSNTKIIGGQYGLILEESDGVVERCEIRDIVDDAVILRLGTRATLNHCTIIGCGFRGVYLYQAGDSAIERCEISQTADAGIAVADQTSPSITSSWIHDTQGVGIAVGKGCGGVIDNCRIENTAAPGIRLDDGARTEVREGPADRGRPPVGVTAETDREKDLEQVDKLLGELDSMIGLAGVKAEVRGLIDEIQVNEWRRSEGLSVGTVSNHLVFAGAPGTGKTTVARIYGQLLKALGILPHGKFKEVSRRDLVGQYIGHTAEKAASAFDEARGGVLFIDEAYTLSRSSGGGADFGQEAIDTLVKLMEDHRNEVAVIVAGYTGEMRTFLDANPGLASRFGKTLEFENYSPEQLVRIAVHLAKNADYQLGDNVEIALLEWFSQLERDENFGNAREARKLLERMRKSQSTRLRSLGSRPTREDLTTLTLDDLLQSIGDNG from the coding sequence ATGGCACGCACCCTTCATGTAGCGCCGCAGCAGCGTGGTTCGTTCCCAACGATCCGGGACGCCCTCGACGCGGCGACAAACGGAACGGTCATCTCGATCGCGGCGGGGGACTACACCGAGACACTCACCATCCAGCATGCCGACATCGTGCTGCGGGCTCAGGATTCCGGCGCCGTGAGGATCAATTCGGCGCTTCCCGAGCAGCCCGCGGTTTCGGCCGTCGGCGCGAAGCTCCAACTCATCGGGCTCAACCTGCGCTCGGAGGAGAACTCGGCTCTGCGGGTCCTCGGTGGACAGCTGAAGGTGGCCGACTGTGTCGCGGCAGCCGGATACGCCGCCGCGGTGTCCATCACCGGCGGCGCGGACGTCAAGCTCAGCAACACCAAGATCATCGGTGGGCAGTACGGGCTGATCCTCGAGGAATCCGACGGCGTGGTCGAACGTTGTGAGATCCGCGACATCGTCGACGACGCCGTGATCCTGCGGCTCGGCACGCGCGCGACGCTGAACCACTGCACCATCATCGGCTGCGGATTCCGTGGCGTTTACCTGTACCAGGCCGGTGACTCCGCCATCGAGCGCTGCGAGATCTCGCAGACCGCCGACGCGGGGATCGCGGTCGCGGACCAGACCTCCCCTTCGATCACGTCGTCGTGGATTCACGACACGCAGGGAGTCGGCATCGCGGTTGGAAAGGGCTGCGGCGGAGTCATCGACAACTGCCGGATCGAGAACACCGCGGCTCCGGGGATACGCCTTGACGACGGCGCACGGACCGAGGTCCGCGAAGGACCGGCCGACCGCGGCAGGCCACCCGTCGGCGTCACCGCCGAAACGGACCGGGAGAAGGACCTGGAACAGGTCGACAAGCTGCTCGGCGAACTCGACTCCATGATCGGTCTGGCCGGTGTCAAGGCCGAAGTACGGGGACTCATCGACGAGATCCAGGTCAACGAGTGGCGACGCAGTGAGGGGCTTTCCGTCGGCACGGTGAGCAACCACCTGGTGTTCGCGGGCGCGCCGGGAACCGGCAAGACGACCGTCGCGCGAATCTACGGCCAGTTGTTGAAGGCGCTCGGTATCCTGCCGCACGGCAAGTTCAAGGAAGTCTCCCGCCGTGACCTCGTCGGCCAGTACATCGGCCACACCGCCGAGAAGGCGGCGTCGGCGTTCGACGAAGCCCGTGGCGGTGTGCTGTTCATCGACGAGGCCTACACACTCTCCCGATCCAGCGGCGGCGGTGCCGACTTCGGCCAGGAAGCCATCGACACGCTGGTGAAGTTGATGGAGGATCACCGCAACGAGGTCGCCGTCATCGTCGCGGGCTACACCGGTGAGATGCGCACCTTTCTCGACGCCAACCCCGGCCTTGCCTCCAGGTTCGGAAAGACACTCGAGTTCGAGAACTACTCCCCGGAGCAGTTGGTGCGGATCGCCGTGCACCTGGCCAAGAACGCCGACTACCAACTCGGCGACAATGTGGAAATCGCCCTGCTCGAATGGTTCTCGCAGCTCGAACGCGACGAGAACTTCGGCAACGCGCGGGAGGCCCGCAAGCTGCTGGAGCGGATGCGCAAGTCGCAGTCGACGCGGCTGCGCTCGCTGGGCAGCCGCCCAACCAGGGAGGACCTCACCACTCTCACCCTGGACGATCTGCTGCAGTCCATCGGCGACAACGGGTAG
- a CDS encoding SseB family protein, translating into MRSGWQPADQREADMVAALRNGQGWRYAELVLSGPLYLPKLPDRDSDEWWELVRELTLPTENVLAFTSVEAMSVVLGSFAQGYKKTDFASLLRRWPNPNWLLALNPALPIGLITPPAAVYGLASGEVDLTPIAQVQADYEAGAEEAVRHICLRGLGAEDKPAYAKPPVNELEEALAEAVSRQDGDEFLDALLGAEVVVPVSEPVTDPAGLTESDFPWHKIGEDYPVIPVFSSTEVLDHLAPTLRHRTRLPFLAMLANWPDETHVLCFNPGTETEVVLFGDAILELVAEVADSLPGGGDGTAPTGDRR; encoded by the coding sequence GTGCGATCCGGATGGCAACCTGCCGATCAACGCGAGGCCGACATGGTCGCGGCACTGCGGAACGGGCAGGGGTGGCGTTACGCGGAACTGGTGCTGTCCGGCCCGTTGTACCTGCCGAAACTGCCCGATCGCGACAGTGACGAGTGGTGGGAGCTGGTGCGGGAGTTGACACTGCCCACCGAGAACGTGCTGGCCTTCACCTCGGTCGAGGCAATGTCGGTAGTGCTCGGCAGCTTCGCCCAAGGCTATAAGAAGACCGATTTCGCCTCGCTGCTGCGGCGCTGGCCCAACCCCAACTGGCTGCTCGCGCTCAATCCCGCACTCCCGATCGGGTTGATCACGCCACCCGCGGCGGTGTACGGCCTGGCAAGCGGTGAGGTCGACCTCACGCCGATCGCGCAGGTGCAGGCCGACTACGAAGCGGGCGCCGAGGAGGCCGTACGGCACATCTGCCTGCGAGGGCTGGGCGCCGAGGACAAACCCGCCTACGCGAAGCCGCCGGTGAACGAACTCGAGGAGGCGCTGGCCGAGGCCGTTTCCCGGCAGGACGGCGACGAATTTCTCGACGCACTGCTCGGCGCTGAGGTCGTCGTCCCGGTGAGCGAACCGGTGACCGACCCGGCAGGGCTGACCGAGTCCGACTTTCCCTGGCACAAGATAGGTGAGGATTACCCGGTTATCCCGGTGTTCAGCTCCACCGAAGTGCTGGACCACTTGGCGCCCACCCTGCGACATCGGACGCGGTTGCCGTTTCTGGCGATGCTCGCCAACTGGCCGGACGAAACACACGTGCTGTGCTTCAACCCCGGTACCGAGACCGAGGTCGTTCTCTTCGGGGACGCCATCCTTGAGCTGGTGGCAGAGGTGGCCGACTCGCTGCCCGGCGGTGGGGACGGTACCGCCCCCACCGGTGACAGACGCTGA
- a CDS encoding tetratricopeptide repeat protein — MGTRGRLGELIRSFRRRAGLTQQEVADLAGLSVAGLRDVEQGRVTRPRASTVRRLADVLGLTLEELDTLLRRSTAAVEDEELRFEILGPLRVVANGTVVDPGSEKQRILTGLLALSPNTPVGRDSLVEALWGDSAGAGAVDSLQSRISRLRRRLRLSDTEGDGVLVATRGGYQLSVSESQHDLLAFQRLVERARSARDAGELAEAAKFYANAMALWRGAPLEGLGALQSHPVVVGLARECPIVAVEYADVAYQLGHYQELLPLLQRIAEGEPLHETVHAALMIALAGSGQQAAALNVFDTLRRRLANELGADPGHELVSAYQRVLRQEVAQPDFSPVTAHRQLPPDIADFSGRTAELRQLRETLPEVGAGTAVPISLIEGMAGVGKTRLAVRLAHQLLAEGRYTEQQLYVDLRGHSDQPPADPSAVLASFLRLLGVPGDQIPPNMEERSILYRDRLHGKQALVLLDNAAGEDQVLPLLPAGPTNLVLITSRRALALDGARSLPLDVFRPDEATQLLERVVGRGRVHAERAAAERVVELCGRLPLAVALAGRRLQSRPVWGFNELLSRLGQSCDRVGELAVGTRRLQAVFDLSYDALDQAERRTFHLLGLHPGDTFTVDAAVALTGLTPLRARRLLDRLADEHLVDIVNGDTYRLHDLLAAYARNVAEREESEESRRAAIGRLLDFYLHTAARAAQRLQANPVELDLAGSAPTYLPRLATKEEAKHWLDSERPNLIDAVTLAAEHGWPGHAWQLTRSLREYLHLYGYGHDHDWVRVHEAALAAAVAAGDEVGEALTRTDLAAAYLNHGRGEDARRHLLHALRFHREVGDCKLECSTLNSLGRLCYRFGNFREAARYLQQAASLCLGRDSYLEQTTRAYLGMVSLVFGDTDEALEHYAHSLRLARRLGNTDGETHMLAEIGWVEWQLGRRADATAHFDKALAVATSNGLSPREAHVRHRLGDVLRSQGCLVEALDNLTEALRIVRAVGGDTLESDVLIDLGATYREIGNMPTAYTLLDEAIRSAIKRKERYQEARGLNELAELHRCTSRAELARDNWRRARTLFAELGTPQARELQALACDVGSVA; from the coding sequence GTGGGCACACGTGGGCGACTGGGGGAGCTGATCCGGAGCTTTCGCAGGCGAGCGGGCTTGACCCAACAGGAGGTCGCCGATCTCGCCGGGCTCAGCGTGGCAGGGTTGCGCGATGTCGAGCAGGGACGGGTGACCCGACCCCGCGCGTCCACCGTGCGCAGACTTGCAGACGTCCTCGGGCTGACACTCGAAGAACTGGACACCTTGCTCCGCCGATCAACCGCGGCCGTTGAGGACGAGGAATTGCGGTTCGAGATCCTGGGACCGCTTCGCGTGGTGGCTAACGGGACGGTGGTCGATCCAGGTTCGGAGAAGCAGCGCATACTCACCGGACTGCTCGCGCTGTCGCCCAATACACCAGTGGGGCGGGATTCGCTGGTCGAGGCGCTGTGGGGTGATTCGGCGGGTGCGGGGGCGGTCGACTCCTTGCAGTCCCGGATCTCGCGGCTGCGCAGGCGGCTGCGGCTTTCCGACACCGAAGGTGACGGCGTACTCGTCGCTACCAGGGGTGGCTACCAGCTGTCCGTTTCCGAGAGCCAGCACGATCTGCTGGCATTCCAGCGGTTGGTCGAGCGCGCCCGCTCGGCGCGCGACGCGGGAGAGCTGGCCGAGGCGGCCAAGTTCTACGCGAATGCGATGGCGTTGTGGCGGGGTGCTCCGCTGGAGGGTCTCGGAGCACTGCAGTCACATCCGGTGGTGGTGGGGCTCGCCCGGGAATGCCCCATCGTGGCCGTCGAGTACGCCGACGTCGCCTACCAACTCGGCCACTACCAGGAACTGCTCCCGTTGCTGCAACGCATCGCGGAGGGCGAACCACTGCACGAGACGGTGCACGCCGCGTTGATGATCGCGCTGGCGGGCAGCGGCCAGCAGGCCGCAGCGCTGAACGTGTTCGACACCTTGCGCAGGCGGCTGGCGAACGAACTGGGTGCGGACCCAGGACACGAACTGGTGTCGGCCTACCAGCGGGTGCTGCGGCAGGAGGTGGCGCAGCCGGACTTCTCGCCGGTCACCGCGCACCGCCAGCTACCACCGGACATCGCGGACTTCAGCGGTCGCACCGCCGAACTCAGGCAACTCAGGGAAACCCTGCCGGAAGTGGGCGCGGGCACGGCGGTTCCGATCAGTTTGATCGAGGGCATGGCGGGCGTCGGCAAGACGCGACTGGCCGTGCGGCTGGCACATCAACTGCTGGCCGAAGGCCGCTACACCGAGCAGCAGCTCTATGTGGACCTTCGCGGCCATTCCGATCAGCCACCGGCCGATCCGAGCGCGGTTTTGGCCTCGTTCCTGCGATTGCTTGGCGTCCCCGGCGACCAGATACCGCCGAACATGGAGGAGCGGTCCATCCTGTACCGGGATCGCCTCCACGGCAAGCAGGCGCTGGTGTTGCTCGACAACGCGGCGGGGGAGGACCAGGTGCTTCCGCTACTGCCAGCGGGCCCAACCAATCTGGTGCTGATCACCAGCAGGCGGGCGCTCGCGCTCGACGGGGCGCGTTCGCTGCCGCTGGACGTGTTCCGTCCCGACGAGGCGACGCAACTCCTTGAGCGTGTAGTGGGGCGCGGCCGGGTGCACGCAGAACGCGCCGCCGCGGAGCGGGTCGTGGAACTGTGCGGCCGACTTCCGCTCGCGGTCGCGCTCGCGGGAAGGCGGTTGCAGTCGCGGCCGGTGTGGGGGTTCAACGAGCTGTTGTCCCGGTTGGGACAAAGCTGTGACCGGGTCGGCGAACTCGCGGTTGGCACCAGAAGGCTGCAAGCGGTTTTCGACCTCTCCTACGACGCGCTCGATCAGGCCGAGCGGCGGACCTTCCACCTGCTCGGGCTGCACCCGGGCGATACCTTCACCGTCGACGCCGCGGTGGCGCTCACCGGGCTCACCCCGCTGCGGGCACGCAGGCTGCTGGACCGGCTCGCCGACGAGCACCTGGTTGACATCGTCAACGGCGACACCTACCGGCTGCACGACCTGCTCGCGGCGTACGCCCGCAATGTCGCCGAACGTGAGGAGAGCGAGGAGTCACGCAGGGCGGCGATCGGGCGGCTGCTGGACTTCTACCTGCACACCGCGGCGCGGGCCGCCCAGCGGCTGCAGGCGAATCCGGTGGAACTCGATCTTGCCGGCAGTGCACCCACCTACCTGCCACGGTTGGCCACCAAGGAGGAGGCCAAACACTGGCTGGACAGCGAGCGCCCCAACCTCATCGACGCGGTGACGCTGGCGGCCGAACACGGTTGGCCCGGCCACGCCTGGCAACTGACCAGGTCATTGCGGGAGTACCTGCACCTCTACGGCTACGGGCACGACCACGACTGGGTGCGGGTTCACGAGGCGGCACTCGCCGCGGCCGTCGCAGCTGGGGACGAGGTCGGGGAGGCGCTCACCAGAACCGATCTCGCCGCCGCTTACCTGAACCACGGGCGCGGCGAAGACGCCCGGCGACACCTGCTGCACGCCCTGCGGTTCCACCGCGAGGTCGGCGACTGCAAACTCGAATGCTCCACGCTCAACTCGCTCGGTCGGCTCTGCTACCGGTTCGGCAACTTCCGTGAAGCGGCGCGGTACCTGCAACAGGCTGCTTCGCTGTGCCTGGGACGGGACAGCTACCTTGAACAGACCACGCGGGCCTACCTCGGCATGGTCTCGCTGGTGTTCGGCGACACCGACGAGGCACTCGAGCACTACGCGCACAGCCTGCGGCTGGCTCGGCGGTTGGGCAACACCGACGGCGAAACCCACATGCTCGCCGAGATCGGCTGGGTCGAGTGGCAGCTGGGCAGGCGAGCCGACGCCACCGCCCATTTCGACAAGGCGCTTGCCGTGGCAACCAGCAACGGGTTGTCTCCAAGGGAGGCGCACGTGCGGCATCGGCTCGGCGATGTCCTGCGCAGCCAAGGTTGTCTCGTGGAAGCGCTCGACAACCTCACCGAAGCGCTGCGGATCGTGCGCGCGGTCGGTGGCGACACCTTGGAGAGCGATGTGCTAATCGACCTCGGTGCCACGTACCGGGAGATCGGCAACATGCCGACGGCATACACGCTGCTCGACGAGGCCATCCGCTCGGCGATCAAACGCAAGGAGCGTTACCAGGAAGCAAGGGGACTCAACGAACTCGCCGAGCTGCACCGGTGTACCTCGCGTGCCGAACTCGCTCGCGACAACTGGCGCCGAGCGCGCACGCTGTTCGCCGAACTGGGCACACCGCAAGCCCGGGAGCTGCAGGCACTGGCCTGTGACGTCGGTTCGGTCGCCTGA
- a CDS encoding SDR family NAD(P)-dependent oxidoreductase, translated as MQITVTAAIVTGGASGLGGATAAALAKRGARVFAFDLPAAIEAAPEVEGITYVRTDVTEPDQVRDAVDQAKNSDMPLRIVVNCAGIGPSARILSRKGPHDLDLFRKVVEVNLVGTFNVLTVAAEAIARTEPLRDDQRGVIINTASVAAFEGQIGQIAYSASKGGVVGMTVPAARDLASQGIRVMTIAPGIIDTPMLATVSEEFRAGLAEGVPFPRRLGRPDEFAQLAVDIVEHDYLNGDVIRLDGALRMSPR; from the coding sequence ATGCAGATCACCGTCACCGCAGCCATCGTGACCGGCGGCGCTTCCGGCCTCGGCGGCGCAACCGCCGCCGCGCTCGCGAAACGGGGCGCCAGGGTGTTCGCCTTCGACCTCCCGGCCGCGATCGAAGCCGCGCCCGAGGTGGAGGGCATCACCTACGTCCGGACGGACGTGACCGAGCCCGACCAGGTGCGTGACGCGGTCGACCAGGCGAAGAACAGCGATATGCCACTGCGCATCGTCGTCAACTGCGCCGGCATCGGACCGTCCGCGCGCATCCTCTCCAGGAAGGGGCCACACGATCTCGACCTGTTCCGCAAGGTCGTCGAGGTGAACCTCGTCGGCACCTTCAACGTGCTGACCGTCGCGGCGGAGGCCATCGCCCGGACCGAGCCGCTGCGAGACGATCAGCGCGGGGTGATCATCAACACCGCTTCCGTCGCCGCGTTCGAGGGCCAGATCGGGCAGATCGCGTACTCCGCGTCGAAGGGCGGGGTGGTGGGCATGACCGTGCCCGCGGCCCGCGACCTCGCTTCACAAGGAATCCGGGTGATGACCATCGCACCGGGCATCATCGACACCCCGATGCTGGCCACGGTCAGCGAGGAGTTCCGCGCGGGCCTCGCAGAAGGGGTGCCGTTCCCGAGACGGCTCGGCCGCCCCGACGAGTTCGCGCAACTGGCGGTCGACATCGTCGAGCACGACTACCTCAACGGTGACGTCATCCGGCTCGACGGCGCGCTGCGGATGTCCCCGCGCTGA
- a CDS encoding UDP-glucose dehydrogenase family protein, giving the protein MHAASIVVVGTGYVGLTTGACLACLGHRVTCVDVDAAKVARLAAGRVDILEPGLAGLVARGLTSGTLSFAVEARAAVESADAVFLCVPTPMGAGGAADLRAVEAAVATMASSLPADSVLVTKSTVPVGTAGRISDLLGRDDVAVVSNPEFLREGTAVADFLGPERIVVGSDTPGAAERVAALYRRLDAPVVVTDAASAELVKYAANCFLATKLSYVNSIAELCERLGADIDAVTRGMGYDSRIGRSFLSPGPGWGGSCLPKDTSALLRIADAVGFDFRLLSAAVEDNLAQRDRVVAKVATAVGGELAGARIGLLGLAFKAGTDDLRDSPALAVASVLSAHGARLSAYDPAVTGPLPGMAVADDPYRVARGADALVVLTEWPEFTQLDWTYVADLMRGAAVVDTRNLLSPVSLRDAGLRWTGLGRSTKRIDASSVS; this is encoded by the coding sequence ATGCACGCTGCATCGATCGTCGTGGTCGGTACCGGGTACGTGGGTCTGACGACCGGAGCCTGTCTCGCCTGCCTCGGCCACCGGGTCACGTGCGTGGACGTCGACGCGGCCAAGGTGGCTCGGCTCGCCGCGGGCCGGGTGGACATCCTGGAACCAGGACTGGCCGGGCTCGTCGCGCGTGGGCTCACCAGCGGCACGCTGTCCTTCGCGGTGGAGGCGCGGGCAGCGGTGGAGTCGGCCGACGCGGTCTTCCTGTGCGTGCCCACCCCGATGGGCGCGGGCGGTGCGGCCGATCTTCGGGCGGTGGAGGCGGCCGTTGCCACGATGGCGAGCTCGCTGCCCGCCGATTCCGTGCTGGTGACGAAGTCGACCGTTCCGGTGGGAACGGCGGGGCGAATCAGTGACCTGCTGGGCCGTGACGACGTGGCCGTGGTGTCGAACCCCGAGTTCCTGAGGGAAGGCACGGCCGTTGCCGACTTCCTCGGGCCGGAGCGAATCGTCGTTGGCTCGGACACGCCAGGAGCCGCCGAGCGGGTCGCCGCGCTGTACCGGCGGCTGGACGCGCCCGTCGTCGTCACCGACGCGGCCAGCGCCGAGCTGGTCAAGTACGCGGCGAACTGCTTCCTGGCGACCAAGCTTTCTTACGTGAACTCGATCGCGGAGCTGTGTGAACGGCTGGGGGCCGACATCGACGCGGTCACGCGCGGAATGGGATACGACAGCCGGATCGGGCGATCGTTTCTCTCGCCGGGGCCGGGCTGGGGTGGCTCGTGCTTGCCGAAGGACACCAGCGCACTGCTGCGCATCGCCGATGCCGTGGGTTTCGACTTCCGGTTGCTCTCGGCGGCGGTGGAGGACAACCTCGCACAGCGCGACCGGGTGGTCGCGAAGGTGGCGACTGCCGTGGGCGGCGAGCTCGCCGGAGCGCGGATCGGCCTGCTCGGCCTCGCGTTCAAGGCGGGAACCGACGACCTGCGGGATTCGCCCGCGCTGGCGGTGGCCTCGGTGCTTTCCGCGCACGGTGCGCGACTGTCCGCCTACGATCCCGCCGTGACGGGGCCGCTGCCGGGCATGGCCGTCGCCGACGACCCCTACCGGGTCGCTCGCGGGGCCGACGCGCTCGTGGTGCTCACCGAGTGGCCGGAGTTCACCCAGCTGGACTGGACCTACGTCGCCGACCTGATGCGGGGTGCGGCCGTCGTGGACACCAGGAACCTGCTGTCACCCGTGTCGTTGCGGGACGCGGGGCTGCGGTGGACCGGCCTAGGTAGATCAACGAAACGTATCGATGCCAGTTCTGTTAGTTGA
- a CDS encoding gamma-glutamyltransferase family protein: MFTTRPELAGTHGMVASTHWLASTTGMAVLEDGGNAFDAAVAAGFVLQVAEPHLNGPAGQVPAIFVTADARTPKVLCGQGVAPSAATPGHFADLDLDLIPGSGLLAATVPGAWDAWLLLLRDHGTKRLRDVLGYAISYAWKGVPVVGRITETIDTVAELFANHWPTSARLWLPGGEAPAPGSLHRNPTLARTWQRLLAEAETCSGREEQIEAARRAWSHGFVAEAIDEFSRNAFRDDSGRDHAGLLTGDDLAAWEATYEDAVVTDFGEWSLVKCGAWTQGPVLAQQLRLLEGFRDELAYVDGRPTARTVHLATECAKLAFADREAWYGDTSVDLDLLLSREYAEGRRKLVGDEASGELRPGGADPRLPKVIEATRGRRATGGAIGEPTVDPAGRTRGDTVHIDVVDAHGNMVSATPSGGWLQSSPTIPELGFCLDSRAQMFWLEQGLPNSLAPGKRPRITLSPSMALRHGEPVLAFGTPGGDQQDQWQLSLWLAHTVGGLNLQESIDAPAWHTTSFPSSFYPRAWTPKELVVESRIGEAALRELAERGHEVVDAGPWALGRLSAVSRDPASGILRAAANPRGMQGYAVGR; encoded by the coding sequence GTGTTCACGACCAGACCAGAGCTCGCCGGTACCCACGGGATGGTGGCCTCCACCCACTGGCTTGCCTCGACAACGGGCATGGCGGTGCTCGAGGACGGCGGCAACGCCTTCGACGCGGCCGTCGCGGCAGGCTTCGTGCTCCAGGTGGCGGAGCCGCACCTCAACGGGCCGGCAGGGCAGGTGCCCGCGATCTTCGTGACCGCCGACGCGCGCACCCCGAAGGTGCTGTGCGGGCAGGGGGTCGCTCCATCAGCCGCGACCCCCGGACACTTCGCCGACCTGGACCTCGACCTCATCCCAGGCAGCGGGTTGCTGGCGGCGACCGTGCCGGGCGCATGGGACGCCTGGCTGCTGCTGCTTCGTGACCACGGCACCAAACGGCTGCGCGACGTGCTCGGCTACGCCATCTCCTACGCCTGGAAGGGCGTTCCGGTGGTCGGCCGGATCACCGAGACCATCGACACCGTCGCCGAACTGTTCGCCAACCACTGGCCCACCTCGGCCAGGTTGTGGCTTCCCGGTGGCGAGGCACCCGCCCCCGGCTCTTTGCACCGCAACCCGACCTTGGCACGCACCTGGCAACGGCTGCTGGCCGAGGCCGAGACGTGTTCGGGGCGGGAGGAGCAGATCGAGGCCGCCCGCAGGGCCTGGTCGCACGGGTTCGTGGCCGAGGCGATCGATGAGTTCAGCAGGAACGCCTTCCGCGACGACAGCGGTCGCGACCACGCCGGGCTGCTGACCGGCGACGACCTCGCCGCCTGGGAGGCCACCTACGAGGATGCCGTCGTCACCGACTTCGGTGAGTGGAGTCTGGTCAAGTGCGGAGCCTGGACCCAGGGTCCCGTGCTGGCGCAGCAACTGCGCCTGCTTGAGGGCTTCCGTGACGAGTTGGCGTACGTGGACGGCAGGCCGACCGCGCGGACGGTGCACCTGGCCACCGAATGCGCCAAGCTGGCCTTCGCCGACAGGGAAGCGTGGTACGGCGACACGAGCGTCGACCTGGATCTGCTGCTGTCGCGCGAGTACGCCGAGGGGCGACGCAAGCTCGTCGGCGACGAGGCCAGCGGCGAGCTGCGCCCTGGTGGCGCCGACCCGAGGCTGCCCAAGGTCATCGAGGCCACTCGTGGCCGCCGTGCCACGGGCGGTGCCATCGGGGAGCCGACCGTCGACCCTGCTGGCCGCACGCGCGGCGACACGGTGCACATCGACGTGGTGGACGCCCACGGCAACATGGTGTCGGCGACCCCGTCCGGCGGGTGGCTACAGTCCTCGCCGACGATCCCGGAACTGGGCTTCTGCCTGGATTCCCGTGCCCAGATGTTCTGGCTGGAACAGGGCCTGCCCAATTCGCTTGCCCCCGGCAAGCGCCCCAGAATCACCCTGTCGCCGTCGATGGCGCTTCGGCACGGCGAGCCGGTGCTGGCCTTCGGCACCCCCGGTGGAGACCAGCAGGACCAGTGGCAGCTGAGCCTGTGGCTGGCGCACACGGTCGGTGGACTGAACCTGCAGGAGTCGATCGACGCGCCAGCCTGGCACACCACCTCGTTCCCCAGCTCGTTCTACCCACGCGCCTGGACACCGAAGGAACTGGTGGTCGAGTCCAGGATCGGGGAGGCAGCGCTGCGCGAACTCGCCGAGCGCGGGCACGAGGTGGTCGACGCGGGCCCGTGGGCGCTGGGCAGGCTATCCGCGGTGTCCCGCGACCCCGCTAGCGGCATCCTGCGTGCCGCGGCCAATCCACGCGGCATGCAGGGCTACGCGGTGGGTCGATAG